TGAGGGAGACAGCCTATATTTTAAATCTAGCCAAAAGCATAGATTCAAAAATAATACTGATAAACCAACAAGAGCTATATGGGTTGTAAATCCTCCTACATTCTAATAATTTTGGAGGTAAATATTTAATGAAATTGGAAATAAAAGTGTTAAACTCAATGAGGTTAACAAAACTTTTAATAGCAGCAAGTAGATGGCTTTCAAAGTATGCTGATGTATTAAATGATTTGAATGTGTATCCTGTTCCAGATGGAGATACAGGAACGAATATGTCGATGACATTACAAGCTGTAGAAAATGAGCTTATAAAATTAAATCATGAGCCTAAAATGAAAGAACTTGTTGAAATTGTATCTGAAGCTATTCTTTTAGGTGCTAGAGGAAACTCTGGAACAATTTTATCACAGATTATACAAGGATTTTTAAGTTCAATAGGTGATAAGGAAGAGATAACAGTAGATGATGTTATAAAAGCTTTTGGAGTAGCTAAAGAGAGAGCTTATCAAGCAGTATCAGAGCCTGTAGAAGGAACAATGTTAACTGTTATTAGAAGAGTAGCAGAAGAAGCAGCTTTATATTCAGGAGCAAAAGATGACTTTATACTATTTTTAGTATATTTAAAAAATGTTGCAAAGGAAGCTGTTGAAGAAACACCTAATCTTTTACCTAAATTAAAAGAAGCTGGAGTAGTAGATGCTGGTGGAAAAGGAATCTTCTATGTTTTAGAAGGATTTGAAAAATCAGTAACTGATCCAGAGATGTTAAAGGATTTAGAGAGAATTATTCAATCTCAAGCAAAGAGAAAAGAGAGAATGGAGTATAAGTATCAAACTTCTGAAGATATAAAGTTTAGATATTGTACAGAGTTTATTGTAGAAGATGGAAGTTTTAATTTAAGTGAATATAAAAAGGAAATCCAAGAGCTGGGAGATTCAATGGTTTGTGCTCAGACAACCCATAAAACTAAAACTCATATTCATACAAATAATCCAGGTCAAGTATTAGAAATAGCATTAAAATATGGTCAACTTAATAATATTAAGATAGAAAATATGTCTTTCCAACATAAAAATCTTTTAGTTAATGAGAAAGATATAAGAAATGATGAAAAATATATAATTAAAAATGAAAATTGCAAAGATATGGGATACTTTGCTATTGTAGATAATAAAAAATTAGGAGATTGTTATCTTGAAGCAGGTGCTGCAGGAGTATTAATAGGTGGACAAACACAAAATCCAAGTGTATATGATATAGAAGAGGGAATTAAAAAAATTCAATGTAATAAGATAATAATTTTACCTAACAATAAAAATATAATATCAACTGCTAAAATAGCTGCAGAGAGATCAAAGAAAGAAGTTCTTGTTGTTGAAACAAAAACTATGTTAGAAGGATATTATCTAGTAAAGAATAAAGAGGAAAAATTAGAATATACTTTAGAAAAAATAAAAAATAACTGTTCAATAGAAGTAACTCAAGCAGTAAGAGATACTAAAGTAGATGAATTGATAATAAAAACAGGAGAATTTATAGCTTTAGTAAATGGAAAAATAAAAGAAAAAGCAGAAACTTTAGAAAACTTACTTGAAAATATAGTAAAAAAATATATTAATGAAAATAGTATGAATATGACAATTGCCTTTGGAAAGGGGTCTAATATTGATACAAATAGTATCTTGAAAAAAATTAATATAGAAAAAGAAGAGTTAAATATAGAGCAAGAAAATTATCAATACTATATCTATATTGAACAAAGAGATCCATCTCTTCCTGAAATTGCTATTGTAACAGATTCAACTTCAGATTTAACACCAGAATTTATTAGAGATTTGAATATTAGTATTATTCCATTAAAAATAAAAATAGGTGATGATTATTATAAAGATGGAGTAGAACTAAGTAAAAGAGAGTTTTGGAAGAGAATAACAAGTGAAAATATTATTCCTAAAACTTCACAGCCATCACCAGCAGAGTTTAAAGAGTTATATGAAAAATTATTTAAGAAAGGATATAAGAAGATTATATCTATTCATATTTCTAGTAAATTAAGTGGAACTCAACAAGCTGCAAGAGTAGCTAAAGGAATGGTAGCTAAAGGTGAAAATATAACTATAGTTGATTCTAAGGCTGTTGCAATGTCTTTAGGATATCAAGTTTTAGAAGCTGCTAGAATGGCAAAAGATGGTATGAGTGATGAAGCAATTGTAAATAGATTATATCAACTACAAGATAAGATTAAACTTTATTTCGTAGTTAATGATATAAATTATTTAGAAAAAGGTGGAAGAATAGGAAGAGCCTCATCTATTATAGGTGGATTCTTAAAAGTAAAACCAATACTTAAACTTGAAAATGGAGAGATTTCTGTACAAGGAAAAGCTTTTGGAGAAGCAGGGGCTTTTAGTTATATGGAAAGATTAATTAAGAGTGAAAGTAAAAAGACAAGTATGATATTATATACTGCTTGGGGTGGTACTCGTAAAGAATTATCAGGAGCAGATGAGATAAAAAATCAACAAAATGATAATAATAAAATAGAGTATAGAGGAAGATTTGAAATAGGAGCTACTATAGGGGCTCATTCAGGACCAGTATATGGTTTTGCTATTATACCAAAAATAATGTAAATTAAAAAGAGAAGTTTTATTTTGATTAGTGTTAACTAAAAAAAGTAAAACTTTCTTTTTTTTATAGAATTATAAAATAAAAAAATTTGCTAAATTTTAAAAATAGGAGTATACTAGTTTATATTACAAAATAAGGAATTTGTTTTTTAATTTAGTTTTTAAAATTTTTAATTATTATAAATATTTATTAAGGAGAGTGGAAATTATGAAATTTTCAAGTTACCTAGATCCAAATTTTATTTTTACAGATCTTAAAGGGAAAAATCCAGAAGAGATTATTGTAGAAATGGTAGAAAGGATAGCTGAAAAGGATAAGAAAATAAAAGAGTTACAAAATCTTATTCAAGAAGCAGTAATTAGAAGAGAAAGAGAGATTCCCACTGGAATAGGAAGTGGAATAGCAATTCCCCATGCAAGAATTGAAAATCTAAATGATTTTATTGTTGCAATAGGATTACTAGACACTCCTATTGAGGGAGAAATAGCAGCAACTAGACAAAAAGATAAAGTTAATTTAGTCTTTTTGATAATATCAGATGTATTAAAAAATAAAAATATTTTAAAAGTAATGAGTGCAATATCAAAGTTAGCATTAAGACAAACTGATTTATTAGAAAAGATTAGAAAAGAAAGAAATCCTAAGAAAGTTATAGAGTATTTTCATGAGGCTAATATTGAATTTGATCATAAAATAGTAGCAGAAGATGTTTTAAGTCCAGATGTAAAACCAGCTACTCCTGATAATACTCTTGAAGAGATTGCTAAAAGATTAATTTTAGAAGAAACAAGTGGACTTCCAGTAGTAGATAAAAATGGAAAATTCTTAGGAGAAATTACAGAAAGAGAGCTTATAGATTATGGAATGCCAGACTATCTATCACTTATGGGAGATTTAAACTTTCTTACTGTAGGAGAGCCTTTTGAAGAGTATTTAGTAAATGAATCGAAAGTTACAATAAAAGATTTATACAGAGTTTCTAATGATATAATTATTGATAGAAAAACTCCTATAATGGAAATTTGTTTCATTATGGTAAATAAAGGAATAACTAGACTATATGTAGTTGATCATGGAAAATATCATGGTATGATAAAAAGATCAGACATTATAAAGAAAGTATTACATATTTAGTTAAATCTTATTTTAAAATAGTGGGGGAGATGCATTAAGGAGGATAATAAAAAATGATATATATAATAATTGGACTAGTAGTTTTTGTTTCGGTATTCTATCTAATGATTACAGAAAAAATACCTCAAGCATGGGCGACTATGTTAGGTGGGCTTATAATGGCATTAGTTGGAATAATTAATGAAGAAAATGCTTTAGAAGCTGTATCTGAAAGGTTGGAAATTTTATTTTTATTAATTGGAATGATGATAATAGTTCATCTAGTTTCTGAAACAGGAGTATTCCAATGGTTTGCTATTAAAGTAGCACAGTTAGTAAGAGGAGAACCATTTAGATTAGTAGTTCTTTTAGCAGTGGTAACAGCTCTTTGTTCTGCATTTTTAGATAATGTGACTACTATTTTACTTATGGCACCAGTATCTATTCTATTAGCAAAACAATTAAAACTAGATCCTTTTCCATTTGTTATTACTGAGGTAATGTCTGCAAATATTGGTGGACTTGCAACTTTAATTGGAGACCCAACACAATTGATTATAGGAGCAGAAGGAAATTTAGGATTTAATGATTTCCTATTAAATACAGCTCCAATGGCAATAATTGCTATGGTAATTTTAATAATAAATGTGTATGTTATTTATGGAAGACAAATGAGAGTTTCAAATGAATTAAAAGCTAGAATAATGGAATTAGATTCTTCAAGAAGTTTGAAAGAGCCAAAACTTTTACAACAAGCTGCTATAATTTTTGCTCTTGTGTTAGTAGGATTTATTTTAAATAATTTTATAAATAAAGGACTAGCGATAATATCTTTATCAGGAGCAATATTTTTAGTTGTTATAGCTAAAAGAAATCCTAAAGAGATATTAGAACATGTAGAGTGGGAAACATTATTTTTCTTTATTGGATTGTTTATGATGATTAGAGGAATAGAAAATCTAAATATTATAAATATAATAGGAGATAAGATTATTCATTTAACTGAGGGAAAATTTGATATGGCTGTAGTTGCTGTAACTTGGTTATCAGCTGCCTTTACTTCAGTAATAGGAAATGTTGCAAATGCAGCAACTGTTTCTAAAATTTTAGGAGTAATGGTTCCTTCTTTTGATGGGTTAGGAAATACTCAAGCTTTTTGGTGGGCACTATCTTTTGGATCTTGTTTAGGAGGAAATATTACTATTTTAAGTTCAGCTACAAATGTTGTTGCTGTAGGAGCTGCTGGAAAAGCAGGTTGTAAAATAGATTTCTTTAAGTTTTTCAAATTTGGTGGATTAATAGCTTTTGAAACTTTATTAGTGGGAACACTATATTTATATGTAAGATATATGTAATATAAAGGTTAAAAAATATAGGTAAATATGATAAAATAAGGAGTGGAAAAAATCCACTCCTTTTGATTTTTAAAAATAGGGAGGTAATATGAAAGAGATTATAAAAATATTAAAAGAAAAAGTTTTAAATAAAGAAAAAATTACTTATGAAGAGGCAAAAAAGTTACTTGAAATTTCTATTGAAGACAATGAAGAGTTAGAAGAATTATGTAATTCAGCTAATGAAATTAGAGATAAATTTTGTGG
The window above is part of the uncultured Fusobacterium sp. genome. Proteins encoded here:
- a CDS encoding DegV family EDD domain-containing protein, whose amino-acid sequence is MKLEIKVLNSMRLTKLLIAASRWLSKYADVLNDLNVYPVPDGDTGTNMSMTLQAVENELIKLNHEPKMKELVEIVSEAILLGARGNSGTILSQIIQGFLSSIGDKEEITVDDVIKAFGVAKERAYQAVSEPVEGTMLTVIRRVAEEAALYSGAKDDFILFLVYLKNVAKEAVEETPNLLPKLKEAGVVDAGGKGIFYVLEGFEKSVTDPEMLKDLERIIQSQAKRKERMEYKYQTSEDIKFRYCTEFIVEDGSFNLSEYKKEIQELGDSMVCAQTTHKTKTHIHTNNPGQVLEIALKYGQLNNIKIENMSFQHKNLLVNEKDIRNDEKYIIKNENCKDMGYFAIVDNKKLGDCYLEAGAAGVLIGGQTQNPSVYDIEEGIKKIQCNKIIILPNNKNIISTAKIAAERSKKEVLVVETKTMLEGYYLVKNKEEKLEYTLEKIKNNCSIEVTQAVRDTKVDELIIKTGEFIALVNGKIKEKAETLENLLENIVKKYINENSMNMTIAFGKGSNIDTNSILKKINIEKEELNIEQENYQYYIYIEQRDPSLPEIAIVTDSTSDLTPEFIRDLNISIIPLKIKIGDDYYKDGVELSKREFWKRITSENIIPKTSQPSPAEFKELYEKLFKKGYKKIISIHISSKLSGTQQAARVAKGMVAKGENITIVDSKAVAMSLGYQVLEAARMAKDGMSDEAIVNRLYQLQDKIKLYFVVNDINYLEKGGRIGRASSIIGGFLKVKPILKLENGEISVQGKAFGEAGAFSYMERLIKSESKKTSMILYTAWGGTRKELSGADEIKNQQNDNNKIEYRGRFEIGATIGAHSGPVYGFAIIPKIM
- a CDS encoding PTS sugar transporter subunit IIA — its product is MKFSSYLDPNFIFTDLKGKNPEEIIVEMVERIAEKDKKIKELQNLIQEAVIRREREIPTGIGSGIAIPHARIENLNDFIVAIGLLDTPIEGEIAATRQKDKVNLVFLIISDVLKNKNILKVMSAISKLALRQTDLLEKIRKERNPKKVIEYFHEANIEFDHKIVAEDVLSPDVKPATPDNTLEEIAKRLILEETSGLPVVDKNGKFLGEITERELIDYGMPDYLSLMGDLNFLTVGEPFEEYLVNESKVTIKDLYRVSNDIIIDRKTPIMEICFIMVNKGITRLYVVDHGKYHGMIKRSDIIKKVLHI
- a CDS encoding ArsB/NhaD family transporter, translated to MIYIIIGLVVFVSVFYLMITEKIPQAWATMLGGLIMALVGIINEENALEAVSERLEILFLLIGMMIIVHLVSETGVFQWFAIKVAQLVRGEPFRLVVLLAVVTALCSAFLDNVTTILLMAPVSILLAKQLKLDPFPFVITEVMSANIGGLATLIGDPTQLIIGAEGNLGFNDFLLNTAPMAIIAMVILIINVYVIYGRQMRVSNELKARIMELDSSRSLKEPKLLQQAAIIFALVLVGFILNNFINKGLAIISLSGAIFLVVIAKRNPKEILEHVEWETLFFFIGLFMMIRGIENLNIINIIGDKIIHLTEGKFDMAVVAVTWLSAAFTSVIGNVANAATVSKILGVMVPSFDGLGNTQAFWWALSFGSCLGGNITILSSATNVVAVGAAGKAGCKIDFFKFFKFGGLIAFETLLVGTLYLYVRYM